From one Euzebya sp. genomic stretch:
- a CDS encoding ABC transporter permease, whose amino-acid sequence MPEILAQGWIPDLDLAGGIETVVDWLQDSLGVVFTLVRDVVGWGVEQTETLLTLLPTAAMIVVLTLIAFAAKRWAFAAFTAVAFTFIATLGLFEDTMLTLALVLVAALLAVVIGVPVGILAARNDTVSAAVKPVLDFMQTMPSFIYLLLAVVFFRIGVVPGTISSLVFAMPPAVRLTELGIRQVDAEVVEAAEAFGARPREVLTGVQLPLARASIMAGVNQVIMLALSMVVIAGLAGAGGLGERVVSGVQRLQVGLGVEAGLAVVILAIFLDRATAAFGTGARHRTGTS is encoded by the coding sequence ATGCCTGAGATCCTCGCCCAGGGCTGGATCCCCGACCTCGACCTCGCCGGGGGGATCGAGACGGTCGTCGACTGGCTGCAGGACAGCCTCGGCGTCGTCTTCACCCTCGTCCGCGACGTCGTGGGCTGGGGCGTCGAGCAGACCGAGACCCTGCTGACGCTGCTGCCCACCGCCGCGATGATCGTCGTGCTCACGCTGATCGCGTTCGCCGCCAAGCGCTGGGCCTTCGCGGCCTTCACCGCGGTGGCCTTCACCTTCATCGCGACGCTCGGCCTGTTCGAGGACACGATGCTGACCCTCGCGCTCGTCCTCGTCGCCGCGCTGCTCGCGGTGGTGATCGGCGTCCCCGTCGGCATCCTCGCCGCGCGCAACGACACGGTCAGCGCTGCCGTCAAGCCCGTCCTCGACTTCATGCAGACGATGCCGTCGTTCATCTACCTGCTGCTCGCCGTGGTGTTCTTCCGCATCGGCGTGGTCCCCGGCACGATCTCGTCGCTGGTCTTCGCGATGCCGCCCGCCGTCCGGCTGACCGAGCTCGGCATCCGCCAGGTCGACGCCGAGGTGGTGGAAGCCGCCGAGGCGTTCGGCGCCCGCCCCCGGGAGGTCCTCACCGGCGTGCAGCTCCCCTTGGCCCGCGCCTCGATCATGGCCGGCGTCAACCAGGTGATCATGCTGGCCCTGTCGATGGTCGTCATCGCCGGACTGGCCGGCGCCGGCGGCCTCGGCGAGCGGGTCGTCTCCGGCGTCCAGCGCCTGCAGGTCGGCCTCGGCGTCGAGGCGGGCCTCGCCGTGGTGATCCTCGCGATCTTCCTCGACCGCGCGACCGCCGCGTTCGGGACCGGCGCGCGGCACCGGACCGGCACCTCCTGA
- a CDS encoding arginine deiminase, producing the protein MSITSEVGRLREVILHRPGLELKRLTPANKDMLLFDELIWVSKAQEEHDSFARLLRDRGVAVRLFAELVTDVVTDAEIAAEVIARRATEDTCGVELVDRVRGFLSDLPPADLADHLIGGLTVDEVPGAGEGFVGGVLGPTAFLVPPLPNAVFTRDPSAHLYGGRILSPMHKPARQPERLLWRTVYAHHPDLAGRPLWYGDRDADYFPATIEGGDVLVLGDRAIAVGVSERTSPIAVENLAARLFAADEVDFVLAVELPVGRGTMHLDTVMSLLDRDAIVVWPRLPSVARTHRIEPGRSGGAAGPTMAVREEPDLLRAVAEAMSVDDLRVITTGEDEVASDREQWDDGNNTLAIGPGEVIAYERNTDTNRRMRDAGITVHEISSYELPRGRGGPRCMSCPVVRDPL; encoded by the coding sequence ATGAGCATCACGAGCGAAGTCGGGCGCCTGCGCGAGGTCATCCTCCACCGCCCCGGGCTGGAGCTGAAGCGGCTGACGCCGGCGAACAAGGACATGCTCCTGTTCGACGAGCTCATCTGGGTCTCGAAGGCCCAGGAGGAGCACGACTCCTTCGCCCGGCTCCTGCGCGACCGGGGCGTGGCGGTCCGGCTCTTCGCCGAGCTCGTCACCGACGTGGTCACCGACGCCGAGATCGCCGCCGAGGTCATCGCCCGCCGCGCCACCGAGGACACCTGCGGCGTGGAGCTAGTCGACCGGGTCCGCGGGTTCCTGTCCGACCTGCCGCCGGCCGACCTGGCCGACCACCTGATCGGCGGGCTCACCGTCGACGAGGTGCCCGGCGCGGGGGAGGGCTTCGTCGGCGGCGTGCTCGGCCCGACCGCGTTCCTGGTCCCGCCCCTCCCCAACGCGGTGTTCACCCGCGACCCGAGCGCGCACCTCTACGGCGGGCGGATCCTGTCGCCGATGCACAAGCCGGCGCGCCAGCCCGAGCGGCTGCTGTGGCGGACCGTCTACGCCCACCACCCCGACCTGGCCGGCCGGCCCCTGTGGTACGGCGACCGCGACGCCGACTACTTCCCCGCCACGATCGAGGGCGGCGACGTCCTGGTGCTCGGCGACCGGGCCATCGCGGTCGGGGTCAGCGAGCGGACGTCGCCGATCGCGGTGGAGAACCTCGCAGCCCGGCTGTTCGCCGCCGACGAGGTCGACTTCGTGCTCGCCGTCGAGCTGCCCGTCGGCCGCGGGACGATGCACCTCGACACGGTCATGAGCCTCCTCGACCGCGACGCGATCGTCGTGTGGCCGCGACTGCCGTCGGTGGCCCGGACCCACCGGATCGAACCGGGCCGCAGCGGCGGGGCGGCCGGCCCGACCATGGCCGTGCGGGAGGAACCGGACCTGCTCCGCGCGGTCGCCGAGGCCATGAGCGTCGACGACCTGCGGGTCATCACCACCGGCGAGGACGAGGTCGCGAGCGACCGCGAGCAGTGGGACGACGGCAACAACACCCTGGCGATCGGGCCCGGCGAGGTCATCGCCTACGAGCGCAACACCGACACCAACCGCCGCATGCGCGACGCCGGGATCACCGTCCACGAGATCTCGAGCTACGAGCTGCCGCGCGGCCGCGGCGGCCCGCGCTGCATGTCGTGCCCGGTGGTGCGCGACCCGCTCTGA
- a CDS encoding ABC transporter ATP-binding protein — MSHVQTSPTAAGSGPEREVMIHLEELTKRFPGQSEPAVDRVTMSIPKGEIVVLVGPSGCGKTTTMKMINRLIEPTSGRIELGGEDVTDTDPDQLRRRIGYVIQQIGLFPHMTIRDNIATVPKMLGWDADRIDARVDELLETVGMDPAAYRGRYPKELSGGQRQRVGVARAMSADPDVMLMDEPFGAIDPITRERLQNEFLRVQDDIKKTIIFVTHDIDEAIKMGDRIAILENRSRIAQFATPEEILTAPANDFVEDFIGSGASLKRLRLTRVRDIEYASDLPTAQLSAPVEDLRRQLDASDWTAMLLLDERGRPQRWVNPKDLRSERYREGQPGLPVNAVVEPQATLHDALNEMIASNAGSAVVVDRTGGYQGVVDIDSVMVAIQQMREESSRFYKAYKQTEVEVGP; from the coding sequence ATGAGCCACGTGCAGACATCACCGACCGCTGCTGGCAGCGGACCCGAGCGCGAGGTCATGATCCACCTCGAGGAGCTGACGAAGCGGTTCCCCGGGCAGTCCGAACCCGCGGTCGACCGCGTGACCATGTCCATCCCGAAGGGCGAGATCGTCGTCCTCGTGGGCCCGTCGGGGTGCGGCAAGACCACCACGATGAAGATGATCAACCGGCTGATCGAACCGACCAGCGGCCGGATCGAGCTCGGCGGCGAGGACGTGACCGACACCGATCCCGACCAGCTCCGCCGTCGGATCGGGTACGTCATCCAGCAGATCGGGCTGTTCCCCCACATGACGATCCGCGACAACATCGCGACGGTGCCGAAGATGCTCGGCTGGGACGCGGACCGGATCGACGCTCGCGTCGACGAGCTCCTCGAGACCGTCGGGATGGACCCGGCTGCCTACCGCGGCCGCTACCCGAAGGAGCTGTCCGGCGGCCAGCGCCAGCGCGTCGGCGTCGCCCGCGCCATGAGCGCCGACCCCGACGTGATGCTGATGGACGAGCCGTTCGGCGCCATCGACCCGATCACCCGCGAACGGCTGCAGAACGAGTTCCTACGCGTCCAGGACGACATCAAGAAGACGATCATCTTCGTCACCCACGACATCGACGAGGCGATCAAGATGGGGGACCGCATCGCGATCCTCGAGAACCGTTCGCGCATCGCCCAGTTCGCCACCCCCGAGGAGATCCTGACCGCCCCCGCGAACGACTTCGTGGAGGACTTCATCGGCTCCGGTGCGTCGCTCAAGCGGCTGCGGCTGACTCGCGTCCGCGACATCGAGTACGCGAGCGACCTGCCGACCGCGCAGCTGTCCGCACCTGTCGAGGACCTGCGGCGCCAACTCGACGCGAGCGACTGGACCGCGATGCTGCTGCTCGACGAGCGCGGCCGGCCGCAGCGCTGGGTCAACCCGAAGGACCTGCGCAGCGAGCGCTACCGGGAGGGCCAGCCCGGCCTGCCGGTCAACGCCGTCGTCGAGCCGCAGGCCACCCTGCACGACGCGCTCAACGAGATGATCGCGTCGAACGCCGGCAGCGCCGTCGTGGTCGATCGCACGGGCGGCTACCAGGGCGTCGTCGACATCGACAGCGTCATGGTCGCGATCCAGCAGATGCGCGAGGAGAGCAGCCGCTTCTACAAGGCCTACAAGCAGACCGAGGTCGAGGTCGGGCCGTGA
- a CDS encoding glycine betaine ABC transporter substrate-binding protein — MKLRASALLLVLALAAAGCFGGNSTSSGGEGPLEGAEITIGSKDFDEQLVLGHMSRILLEENGAAVTDRINLGGTDATRSALTSGEIDHYWEYTGTAWISFYEEDDPIDDRQEQFDAVAERDLEENDLVWVAPSQFNNTYALAYASDAGDELGNPESLADLGPIIEETPELATLCVETEFPARNDGLPGMEAAYGYEFPEDNVTVLDTGVVYESTAAQDPCYFGEVFTTDGRIAELDLVVLEDPEQFFPLYNASPVFRSEVYDEYGDAIDEIFTPVAEALDNDTMASLNARVSGEEAADPADVAREYLEEEGFISADE; from the coding sequence GTGAAACTCCGTGCCTCGGCACTCCTGCTCGTCCTCGCCCTCGCCGCCGCCGGCTGCTTCGGCGGGAACTCGACCTCGAGCGGCGGTGAGGGACCGCTCGAAGGGGCGGAGATCACCATCGGCTCGAAGGACTTCGATGAGCAGCTCGTCCTCGGCCACATGTCCCGGATCCTCCTCGAGGAGAACGGCGCCGCGGTCACCGACCGCATCAACCTGGGCGGGACCGATGCCACCCGCTCCGCGCTGACCTCCGGTGAGATCGACCACTACTGGGAGTACACCGGCACCGCGTGGATCTCCTTCTACGAGGAGGACGACCCGATCGACGACCGCCAGGAGCAGTTCGACGCCGTGGCGGAGCGCGACCTCGAGGAGAACGACCTCGTCTGGGTGGCGCCAAGCCAGTTCAACAACACCTACGCGCTGGCCTACGCCTCCGACGCGGGCGATGAGCTCGGCAACCCCGAGTCCCTGGCCGACCTCGGGCCGATCATCGAGGAGACGCCGGAGCTCGCGACCCTGTGCGTCGAGACGGAGTTCCCGGCCCGCAACGACGGCCTGCCCGGGATGGAGGCCGCCTACGGCTACGAGTTCCCCGAGGACAACGTGACCGTCCTCGACACCGGCGTCGTGTACGAGTCCACCGCCGCCCAGGACCCCTGCTACTTCGGTGAGGTCTTCACGACCGACGGCCGCATCGCCGAGCTCGACCTCGTGGTCCTCGAGGACCCCGAGCAGTTCTTCCCCCTCTACAACGCCTCCCCGGTGTTCCGGAGCGAGGTGTACGACGAGTACGGCGACGCGATCGACGAGATCTTCACGCCGGTCGCCGAGGCGCTCGACAACGACACCATGGCCAGCCTCAACGCCCGCGTCTCGGGCGAGGAGGCCGCCGACCCGGCCGACGTCGCACGGGAGTACCTCGAGGAGGAGGGCTTCATCTCCGCCGACGAGTAG
- a CDS encoding glycine betaine ABC transporter substrate-binding protein encodes MLASCLLLAACASEDGDAGDEEAADDATDEAAEETATEAADDEAADDEAAADGATEAAANRSGETITIGWIPWEEDIAVTNLWHAILEENGYTVEQQQLDAGLLFDGLATGDLDLFLDAWLPNTHADYWEEYSDQVADLGVWLPEAPLTWAVPSYLEDINSIEDLADNAEMFDGQIVGIESSAGLTRISRDEVIPAYDLGDSYELVESSTPAMLAELDNAIGNEEPIVVTLWRPHPAYAEYDIKDLEDPQGALGEPDEIHAVARQGFADDFPEVAAAMEAFEFDNDTLSELEVQVLEEEGQELEAARAWLEENSDYVNQWLEGTALEL; translated from the coding sequence GTGCTGGCCTCCTGCCTGCTGCTGGCGGCCTGCGCCTCCGAGGACGGAGATGCCGGCGACGAGGAGGCCGCGGACGACGCGACCGACGAGGCCGCCGAGGAGACCGCCACCGAGGCGGCTGATGACGAGGCGGCTGATGACGAGGCCGCCGCCGACGGGGCCACCGAGGCGGCCGCCAACCGCTCCGGCGAGACCATCACCATCGGCTGGATCCCCTGGGAGGAGGACATCGCCGTCACGAACCTGTGGCACGCGATCCTCGAGGAGAACGGCTACACCGTCGAGCAGCAGCAGCTGGACGCCGGCCTGCTCTTCGACGGGCTGGCCACCGGTGACCTGGACCTGTTCCTCGACGCCTGGCTGCCCAACACCCACGCCGACTACTGGGAGGAGTACTCCGACCAGGTCGCCGACCTGGGCGTGTGGCTCCCCGAGGCCCCGCTGACCTGGGCCGTCCCGAGCTACCTCGAGGACATCAACTCCATCGAGGACCTGGCCGACAACGCCGAGATGTTCGACGGCCAGATCGTCGGCATCGAGTCCTCCGCCGGCCTGACGCGCATCTCGCGCGACGAGGTCATCCCGGCCTACGACCTGGGTGACTCCTACGAGCTCGTCGAGAGCTCCACCCCGGCCATGCTGGCCGAGCTCGACAACGCCATCGGCAACGAGGAGCCGATCGTGGTCACCCTGTGGCGGCCGCACCCGGCCTACGCCGAGTACGACATCAAGGACCTCGAGGACCCGCAGGGCGCGCTCGGCGAGCCCGACGAGATCCACGCCGTCGCCCGCCAGGGCTTCGCGGACGACTTCCCGGAGGTCGCCGCGGCGATGGAGGCCTTCGAGTTCGACAACGACACGCTGTCCGAGCTCGAGGTCCAGGTGCTCGAGGAGGAGGGCCAGGAGCTCGAGGCCGCCCGCGCGTGGCTCGAGGAGAACAGCGACTACGTCAACCAGTGGCTCGAGGGCACCGCCCTGGAGCTCTGA
- a CDS encoding ABC transporter permease gives MSSFLDYLSSNYDDLLVQAAEHVQLVAIAIVAGTVVGVLLGIVAHRSSLLAPAILNTESVLLTIPSLALFALLIPLVGIGPTPAIIALFLYSLLPITRNTVAGLAQVDAAVVESARGMGMGWARRLVRIELPLAWPVILTGIRVATLLTIGIAAVAALVGGPGLGQEIFSGIRRLGSSGADQPIWGGTLLIVLIAFAFDVVYLVIGRLTTSKGLR, from the coding sequence GTGTCCTCATTCCTGGACTACCTGTCCAGCAACTACGACGACCTCCTCGTGCAGGCGGCGGAGCACGTGCAGCTGGTCGCGATCGCGATCGTCGCCGGCACCGTGGTCGGCGTCCTCCTCGGGATCGTGGCGCACCGATCGAGCCTCCTCGCGCCCGCCATCCTCAACACCGAATCCGTCCTGCTGACGATCCCCTCCCTGGCGCTGTTCGCGCTGCTCATCCCCCTCGTCGGCATCGGACCGACACCCGCGATCATCGCGCTCTTCCTCTACTCCCTCCTCCCCATCACGCGGAACACCGTCGCGGGCCTCGCCCAGGTGGACGCGGCCGTCGTCGAGTCGGCACGGGGCATGGGGATGGGGTGGGCCCGACGGCTGGTGCGGATCGAGCTCCCCCTCGCGTGGCCGGTCATCCTCACGGGCATCAGGGTCGCCACGCTCCTGACGATCGGGATCGCCGCGGTGGCAGCGCTCGTCGGCGGGCCGGGCCTCGGCCAGGAGATCTTCTCCGGCATCCGGCGGCTCGGCAGCTCCGGTGCTGACCAACCCATCTGGGGCGGCACGCTCCTGATCGTCCTGATCGCCTTCGCGTTCGATGTCGTCTACCTCGTCATCGGGCGCCTCACGACCTCCAAGGGCCTGCGATGA
- a CDS encoding ABC transporter permease, which yields MSDAALLEDDVPTGTGPVDDRPDVSHETATSTWRKLVRYGGRPLVIALVLGGLYLYVTGIEWDSVEQRTYTWDFITPRLTRHLYLTFVSTAIVLVIAIPLGIAATRPALKRVQSLILGLGNLGQAIPSLGLITLLVLYIGTGVRPVIIALVAYSALPIIRNTMVGLQQVDRNLLEAARGMGMSPRRVLRTIEMPLAVPVILAGVRTALVINVGTATLAYLYGAGGLGEIIFRGFQLNRDSVLYTGALLTAALALLIDYLASLVEEWLTPRGL from the coding sequence GTGAGCGACGCTGCCCTCCTCGAGGACGACGTCCCGACGGGCACCGGTCCCGTCGACGATCGGCCTGACGTCTCGCACGAGACCGCGACGAGCACCTGGCGGAAGCTGGTCCGCTACGGCGGGCGCCCGCTGGTCATCGCCCTCGTGCTCGGCGGCCTCTACCTGTACGTCACCGGGATCGAGTGGGACTCCGTGGAGCAGCGGACCTACACCTGGGACTTCATCACCCCCCGGTTGACCCGGCACCTCTACCTGACGTTCGTGTCGACCGCGATCGTGCTCGTGATCGCCATCCCCCTCGGCATCGCCGCGACGCGGCCGGCGCTGAAGCGCGTGCAGAGCTTGATCCTCGGCCTGGGCAACCTCGGCCAGGCGATCCCGTCCCTGGGCCTCATCACCCTGCTCGTGCTGTACATCGGCACCGGAGTGCGGCCTGTGATCATCGCTCTGGTCGCCTACTCCGCCCTGCCGATCATCCGGAACACGATGGTCGGCCTGCAGCAGGTCGACCGGAACCTCCTCGAGGCCGCGCGGGGCATGGGCATGTCGCCGCGGCGCGTGCTGCGCACGATCGAGATGCCCCTCGCCGTCCCCGTCATCCTGGCGGGCGTGCGGACCGCGCTGGTGATCAACGTCGGCACCGCGACCCTCGCCTACCTGTACGGGGCGGGCGGGCTCGGCGAGATCATCTTCCGCGGCTTCCAGTTGAACCGCGACTCGGTCCTCTACACCGGGGCGCTGCTCACCGCCGCCCTCGCCCTGCTGATCGACTACCTCGCCAGCTTGGTCGAGGAGTGGCTGACACCCCGCGGCCTGTAG